The following are encoded together in the Pirellulales bacterium genome:
- a CDS encoding DUF1501 domain-containing protein, protein MTAPAHRYCDGVTRRSFLRVGGLAVGGLSLVDVLRAEEASRNRQSHKAIIMVYLSGGLSHHDSFDMKPDAPAEVRGEFKPIATNVPGVEICELLPKTAAMLDKFAVVRSIVGLRDEHSSYQTLTGYLMNDARRDGRPHVGSAISRLQGSVDGTVPPFVDLFPTMQHRPYNSPGPGTLGHAFAGVRADGEDVANMKPRSVTLDQLSGRHRLLADFDRWRASVDSLEVAEMETAYQRAFDVLTSSKLVEAMDVEREEVAVRDRYGRGSSKHQGDGAPLWNDQLLMARRLVEAGVRCVTVAYGFWDTHGNNFSHLRQNLPQFDQGISALVDDLHQRGLDRDVTVLVWGEFGRTPKINKQAGRDHWPAVNGALFAGGGLRTGQAIGSTDKLGAYAARRPVHFHDVLATAYRSLGIGPHTFIKDMTDRPVPLLPSQAQPIGELFIGGA, encoded by the coding sequence ATGACCGCCCCTGCACATCGTTATTGCGACGGCGTCACGCGCCGCTCGTTTTTGCGCGTCGGCGGACTGGCCGTGGGCGGGCTGAGCCTCGTCGATGTGCTGCGGGCGGAGGAAGCCTCGCGGAACCGGCAATCGCACAAGGCCATCATTATGGTCTACCTGTCGGGCGGACTTTCGCACCACGACTCCTTCGACATGAAGCCCGACGCGCCCGCCGAAGTGCGCGGCGAATTCAAGCCCATCGCCACCAATGTGCCGGGCGTCGAAATCTGCGAGCTGCTGCCGAAAACCGCCGCCATGCTCGACAAGTTCGCCGTCGTCCGCTCCATCGTGGGCCTGCGAGACGAGCATTCGAGCTATCAGACGCTCACGGGTTATCTGATGAACGACGCACGGCGCGACGGCCGGCCGCACGTCGGTTCGGCCATTTCGCGGCTCCAGGGATCGGTCGACGGCACCGTGCCGCCTTTCGTCGATCTCTTTCCCACCATGCAGCACCGGCCCTACAACAGCCCCGGTCCCGGCACGCTGGGCCATGCGTTCGCCGGCGTGCGGGCCGACGGCGAAGACGTAGCCAATATGAAGCCGCGCTCCGTGACCCTCGACCAGCTCTCCGGCCGGCATCGCTTGCTCGCCGACTTCGACCGCTGGCGAGCGTCGGTCGACAGCTTGGAAGTGGCGGAGATGGAGACCGCCTATCAACGCGCGTTCGACGTGCTCACCTCCAGCAAGCTGGTGGAGGCGATGGACGTCGAGCGCGAAGAGGTTGCGGTGCGCGATCGCTATGGCCGTGGCTCGTCCAAGCACCAGGGCGACGGGGCGCCGTTGTGGAACGACCAGCTCTTGATGGCCCGGCGGCTGGTCGAAGCGGGCGTCCGCTGCGTGACGGTGGCCTATGGCTTTTGGGACACGCACGGCAACAATTTTTCGCACCTGCGGCAAAACCTGCCCCAGTTCGATCAAGGCATCTCGGCGTTGGTCGACGATCTGCACCAGCGCGGACTCGATCGCGACGTAACGGTGCTCGTGTGGGGCGAATTCGGCCGCACGCCCAAGATCAACAAGCAAGCGGGCCGCGACCATTGGCCGGCGGTCAACGGCGCCCTGTTCGCCGGCGGCGGCCTACGCACCGGGCAAGCGATCGGCTCGACCGACAAGCTGGGCGCCTACGCCGCCCGGCGTCCGGTCCACTTTCACGACGTGCTGGCCACCGCCTATCGCTCGCTGGGCATCGGTCCCCACACCTTCATCAAAGACATGACCGATCGTCCCGTGCCGCTGCTCCCCTCGCAGGCGCAGCCGATTGGCGAGCTGTTTATCGGCGGCGCGTGA
- a CDS encoding MOSC N-terminal beta barrel domain-containing protein: protein MFLSRINYYPFKSLDGQAVECTRLLACGALEHDRRFVIFDTAGKLINGKQTAAVHRLCCEFDPVRRSVVLRERPAGRAASFQIDRQRQELEAWLGEFFDLGGPARIEEHAQGGLPDDLAAPGPTAIAEATLYEVASWFPGMTVEEVRARFRPNLEIGGVPAFFEDQLSASADEVVDFAIGEARLSGTNPCQRCVVPSRWSLTGEVGPARDFAKTFAELRRQTLPPWADTSRFDHFYRLAVNTRSADGRACAIRVGDEVRVISRPHGVVL from the coding sequence GTGTTCCTCTCGCGCATCAATTATTACCCTTTCAAATCGCTCGACGGCCAGGCGGTCGAGTGTACACGGCTGCTGGCCTGCGGAGCGCTGGAACACGACCGGCGGTTCGTGATTTTCGATACGGCGGGAAAGCTGATCAACGGCAAGCAGACCGCGGCCGTTCATCGACTCTGCTGCGAATTCGATCCCGTCCGGCGGTCCGTCGTGCTGCGCGAGCGGCCGGCCGGCAGGGCCGCGAGTTTTCAGATCGACCGCCAGCGGCAGGAGTTGGAGGCGTGGCTCGGCGAGTTTTTCGACCTCGGCGGGCCGGCGCGAATCGAAGAGCATGCCCAAGGAGGCTTGCCCGACGATCTCGCTGCGCCGGGCCCGACCGCGATCGCCGAAGCGACGCTGTACGAGGTCGCCTCTTGGTTTCCCGGCATGACGGTGGAGGAAGTGCGTGCGCGGTTCCGGCCCAATCTCGAAATCGGCGGTGTGCCGGCGTTCTTCGAAGATCAGCTCTCGGCCTCGGCCGACGAGGTCGTCGACTTTGCGATCGGCGAAGCGCGTTTGTCGGGCACGAACCCCTGCCAGCGCTGCGTGGTGCCGAGCCGCTGGAGCTTGACGGGCGAAGTCGGCCCGGCGCGCGACTTCGCCAAGACCTTTGCCGAGCTGCGCCGGCAAACGTTGCCGCCGTGGGCCGACACCAGCCGCTTCGACCATTTTTATCGGTTGGCCGTCAATACCCGGTCGGCGGACGGACGCGCATGCGCGATACGGGTCGGCGACGAAGTGCGTGTCATCAGCCGCCCCCACGGCGTAGTGCTCTAG
- a CDS encoding DUF1559 domain-containing protein, with product MPIPFTCPYCGHHTDVADEYAGQSGPCAQCGKTITVPLPGQVAYGSESPAALPRATRSPGWVAAALGLVAVGLCLCCGGGFFLAMFLPAIQTAREAARQVQCVNNLRQIGIAMQSYQADYGCFPPAYVADNKGRPMHSWRVLLLPYLDPPLAAQYRYDEPWDGPNNRLLHARTPAVYRCPSDPSPGTSGITDYVVIVGPGTVFEGGNKYTTTEEIADGPSGTLLVVEVAETNIGWLEPRDLRIEQVSGAINAPKGDEVSSEHPGGANVLAADGTVHFLSEGRPAQDVHGLATKAGDEAVSLP from the coding sequence ATGCCAATTCCCTTCACCTGCCCTTACTGTGGTCATCACACCGACGTGGCCGACGAATATGCCGGTCAGTCGGGGCCCTGCGCGCAGTGCGGCAAAACGATCACCGTCCCCTTGCCGGGGCAGGTCGCTTACGGCTCCGAGTCGCCGGCGGCGCTGCCCCGCGCGACGCGTTCGCCCGGATGGGTCGCCGCCGCGCTCGGCCTGGTGGCCGTCGGTCTCTGCCTGTGTTGCGGAGGCGGGTTCTTCTTGGCAATGTTCCTGCCGGCGATTCAAACCGCACGCGAAGCCGCACGCCAAGTGCAGTGCGTCAACAATCTGCGTCAAATCGGCATCGCCATGCAAAGCTATCAGGCTGACTATGGTTGTTTCCCGCCGGCTTACGTGGCCGACAACAAGGGCCGGCCGATGCACAGTTGGCGCGTGCTGCTGCTGCCGTATCTCGACCCGCCGCTGGCCGCTCAATACCGCTACGACGAACCGTGGGACGGCCCGAACAACCGCTTGCTGCACGCCCGCACGCCCGCCGTCTATCGCTGCCCCTCCGATCCTTCGCCCGGCACTTCCGGCATCACCGACTATGTGGTGATCGTCGGGCCGGGCACCGTCTTCGAAGGCGGGAACAAGTACACCACCACGGAGGAGATTGCCGACGGCCCGTCGGGCACGCTGCTAGTCGTGGAAGTCGCCGAAACCAACATCGGCTGGCTCGAACCGCGCGATTTGCGGATCGAGCAGGTCTCGGGCGCCATCAATGCGCCCAAGGGCGACGAGGTGTCCAGCGAGCATCCGGGCGGCGCCAACGTGCTCGCGGCCGACGGCACGGTCCATTTTCTCAGCGAGGGCCGGCCTGCCCAGGACGTGCATGGCCTGGCGACCAAAGCGGGCGACGAAGCCGTGAGCCTGCCTTGA
- a CDS encoding DUF4214 domain-containing protein yields MIPHRRLVSRPFRRGPAARRFEALEPRDMLSTNVLNYRYDASSSGVNSQETALTPANVNAGSFGKLASTPVDGQIYAQPLYLENVNIDGGTHNVVYVATEHDSVYAIDASNGDMLWHDSFLGPGITSVPSADTGSPATQPELGITATPVIDPNTNSIYVLANTKEVRADGTHYVYKLHALNLATGAENLGGPLTIADTIYDGGSNYTFVSGPTVNGSGAGSVDGKITFNALRELGRIALTEVDGNIFMAFASHPDIPPAHGWVLAVNARTLSLWGAVNVTPNGEFGDIWEAGDSLTVDSEGNLYVATGNGTFDTTLNSAGFPAEGDYGDSIVKLAYDPSSSPTNQNINGYGLKVVDYFTPSNQQFLDDNDHDLGSGGIVLLPSSAGSASAPNLLVQGNKLGTVYLANANDMSGYNPSGDLVVQEAAPLSGDVYSTPAYFNGTLYYATVGGHAEAFSLTNGTLSTTPSSTSVDSFGYPGATPTISANGTANGVVWMIDSGSNELRAYEASNLGVELYNSDQAPGGRDTLGTAVKFNVPTVADGEVFVGTSNALVIYGLTGGGVGGGGGNPIDAANRSYVAAAYENALGRPVDPASLAAWAFSLDNGVPRTSLAIALTHSAEYYERVIEAAYEKYLGRAADDSGLAHWTALMQAGLSDELLEAGFIGSDEFYSHSGGTNKDWIDAMYEDLLGRSADAAGEAEWLQALAAGESRVAAAYGFAASPERETQRVEADYAAYLRRQASPADVAGWVQAFESGFSNENVIAGFLASDEYYRLHA; encoded by the coding sequence ATGATTCCGCACCGTCGCCTTGTTTCTCGACCCTTCCGTCGCGGGCCGGCCGCGCGGCGCTTCGAAGCGCTCGAACCGCGCGACATGCTCTCGACCAACGTGCTCAACTACCGCTATGACGCTTCCAGCAGCGGCGTGAACTCGCAAGAGACCGCGCTCACCCCGGCCAACGTCAACGCCGGCAGCTTCGGCAAGCTGGCCAGCACGCCCGTGGATGGCCAGATTTATGCCCAGCCGTTATACCTCGAGAACGTCAACATCGACGGCGGCACGCACAACGTGGTCTATGTGGCCACCGAGCACGACAGCGTGTATGCCATCGACGCCAGCAACGGCGACATGCTCTGGCACGACAGCTTTCTCGGTCCCGGCATCACCAGCGTCCCCTCGGCGGATACCGGTTCGCCCGCCACGCAGCCGGAGCTGGGCATCACCGCCACGCCGGTCATCGATCCGAACACCAACAGCATCTATGTGCTGGCCAACACCAAAGAAGTCCGGGCCGACGGCACGCACTATGTTTACAAGCTGCACGCACTTAATTTGGCGACGGGAGCCGAGAACCTCGGCGGCCCGCTGACCATCGCCGACACGATCTATGACGGCGGCAGCAACTACACGTTTGTCTCCGGCCCCACGGTCAACGGCAGCGGTGCGGGCAGCGTCGACGGCAAGATCACCTTCAATGCATTGCGTGAATTAGGCCGCATCGCACTGACCGAAGTCGACGGTAATATCTTCATGGCCTTCGCTTCGCACCCCGACATTCCCCCTGCCCACGGCTGGGTGCTGGCCGTCAATGCCCGGACGTTGAGCTTGTGGGGTGCGGTGAACGTCACTCCCAACGGCGAGTTCGGCGATATATGGGAGGCCGGCGACTCGCTCACCGTCGATTCCGAAGGCAACCTCTATGTCGCCACCGGCAACGGCACGTTCGACACCACGCTCAACTCCGCCGGCTTTCCCGCGGAGGGTGACTACGGCGATTCGATCGTCAAGCTCGCCTACGATCCCAGCAGCAGTCCGACCAACCAGAACATCAACGGCTACGGCCTGAAGGTGGTCGATTACTTCACGCCTTCGAATCAGCAGTTTCTGGACGACAACGACCACGATCTTGGATCGGGCGGCATCGTGCTCTTACCTTCCTCCGCCGGCAGCGCGAGTGCGCCAAACCTGCTCGTGCAAGGGAACAAGCTCGGCACCGTATACTTGGCGAACGCCAATGATATGTCGGGCTACAATCCCAGCGGCGACCTGGTGGTGCAAGAGGCGGCCCCGTTGTCCGGCGATGTCTACAGCACGCCGGCCTATTTCAACGGCACGCTGTACTATGCCACCGTCGGCGGACACGCCGAGGCGTTTTCGCTGACGAACGGCACGCTCTCGACGACGCCTTCTTCCACGTCGGTCGACAGTTTCGGCTATCCGGGAGCGACGCCGACTATCTCGGCGAACGGCACCGCCAACGGCGTCGTGTGGATGATCGACAGCGGCTCGAACGAGCTGCGGGCCTACGAGGCGTCCAATCTAGGCGTCGAGCTTTACAACAGCGACCAGGCGCCCGGCGGACGCGACACGCTGGGCACCGCGGTGAAGTTCAACGTCCCCACCGTGGCCGACGGCGAAGTCTTTGTCGGCACCAGCAACGCGCTGGTGATTTATGGGCTGACCGGCGGTGGCGTCGGCGGAGGAGGCGGCAATCCCATCGATGCCGCCAACCGCAGTTACGTCGCCGCCGCCTACGAGAACGCGCTCGGTCGGCCGGTCGATCCCGCCTCGTTGGCCGCCTGGGCGTTTTCGCTCGACAACGGCGTGCCTCGGACGAGTTTGGCGATCGCGCTCACGCACAGCGCCGAATACTACGAGCGCGTCATCGAGGCGGCCTATGAAAAATACCTGGGACGCGCCGCGGACGACTCGGGCCTGGCCCATTGGACCGCCCTGATGCAGGCCGGCTTAAGCGATGAGCTGCTCGAGGCCGGCTTCATCGGTTCCGACGAGTTCTACAGCCACAGCGGCGGCACGAACAAGGACTGGATCGACGCCATGTACGAAGACCTGCTGGGCCGCTCCGCCGATGCCGCAGGCGAAGCTGAATGGCTTCAAGCGCTGGCCGCCGGCGAGAGCCGCGTCGCCGCGGCCTACGGGTTCGCCGCCAGCCCCGAACGCGAGACGCAACGCGTCGAGGCCGACTACGCCGCCTATCTCCGCCGCCAGGCGAGTCCGGCCGATGTGGCCGGTTGGGTGCAGGCCTTCGAATCGGGCTTCAGCAACGAGAACGTGATCGCCGGCTTCCTCGCCTCGGACGAGTATTACCGGCTGCACGCCTGA
- a CDS encoding Hsp70 family protein: MTVDPGFLNPHGAGPLTHLAQREPSAGAVPVPAVGIDLGTTYSAVAYLDPQGRPVCLPNVEGDLLTPSVVLFDDDGVVVGKQAVAAASLEPERVAESVKREMGGKHYHRQINGRWLPPEVISAFILQRLKGDAERKLGPVRKAVITVPAYFDETRRRATMDAGKLAGLEVLDIINEPTAAAIVYGYQAGFLDRSGTVAEGKSVRVLVFDLGGGTFDVTLVEIGTQSFKALATDGDVLLGGKDWDEKLGEIAAERLKAQIGEDPRNDPATRHELLFAAEAAKRMLSERTKATLVVHHGGKRLKVDVTRQEFEEATLPLVLRTRTSTELVVLQAGMAWQDIDRVLVVGGSTRMPMILKVLAELAGRAVDHSVAPDEAVAQGAALYADLLLQKQGAGGGHTQFSVTNVNSHSLGVVGVDAESRSRVNRVIIPKNTPLPRSKTKRFKTFKANQANVKVTVLEGESEVPDACIEVGTCVIRDLPPNLPAGWPVEVRYSYQENGRLQVSAKLVGHGAHVTAEFIRDNSLSDDDLLLWGQVLADEAARDKDL, from the coding sequence ATGACCGTCGATCCTGGATTTCTGAATCCGCACGGCGCGGGGCCGCTCACGCATCTCGCGCAGAGGGAACCGTCGGCCGGCGCCGTTCCGGTTCCGGCGGTGGGGATCGATCTCGGCACGACCTACTCCGCGGTTGCTTACCTCGACCCGCAAGGTCGGCCGGTATGCCTTCCCAACGTTGAAGGCGACCTGCTCACTCCCAGCGTCGTGCTGTTCGACGACGACGGCGTGGTGGTTGGCAAGCAAGCCGTGGCGGCCGCCTCGCTGGAACCGGAACGCGTGGCCGAGTCGGTCAAGCGCGAGATGGGCGGCAAGCATTACCACCGTCAGATCAACGGCCGATGGTTGCCGCCCGAAGTGATCTCCGCCTTCATTCTGCAGCGGCTGAAAGGCGACGCCGAACGTAAGCTGGGCCCGGTCCGCAAGGCGGTCATCACCGTGCCGGCCTATTTCGACGAAACGCGCCGGCGGGCGACGATGGACGCCGGCAAACTGGCCGGCCTGGAAGTGCTCGACATCATCAACGAGCCGACCGCGGCCGCGATTGTCTACGGCTATCAGGCTGGCTTTCTCGACCGATCGGGCACCGTCGCCGAGGGGAAATCGGTGCGCGTGCTCGTGTTCGACTTGGGTGGCGGCACGTTCGATGTGACGCTGGTCGAAATCGGCACGCAGTCGTTCAAGGCGCTGGCCACCGACGGCGACGTGCTGTTGGGCGGAAAGGACTGGGACGAGAAACTTGGCGAGATCGCCGCCGAACGCCTCAAGGCGCAGATCGGCGAGGACCCGCGGAACGATCCGGCGACGCGGCACGAGTTGCTTTTCGCCGCCGAGGCCGCCAAGCGCATGCTCAGCGAGCGCACCAAGGCCACGCTGGTCGTACACCACGGCGGCAAACGCCTGAAGGTCGACGTCACTCGCCAGGAATTTGAGGAGGCCACGCTGCCGTTGGTGCTCCGCACGCGGACATCGACCGAGCTCGTCGTGCTGCAAGCCGGCATGGCCTGGCAAGACATCGACCGCGTGCTGGTCGTGGGCGGTTCGACCCGCATGCCGATGATTCTGAAGGTGCTCGCCGAGCTGGCGGGCCGCGCGGTCGATCATTCCGTGGCGCCCGACGAAGCGGTGGCGCAGGGCGCGGCACTCTACGCCGACCTGCTTCTGCAAAAACAGGGTGCCGGCGGCGGGCACACGCAGTTCAGCGTGACCAACGTCAACTCGCACAGTCTGGGCGTGGTGGGCGTCGATGCCGAGAGCCGCTCGCGCGTGAACCGCGTTATCATTCCCAAGAATACGCCGCTGCCGCGCAGCAAGACCAAGCGATTCAAAACGTTCAAAGCGAACCAGGCGAACGTCAAGGTGACGGTGTTGGAAGGCGAAAGCGAAGTGCCGGACGCCTGCATCGAGGTGGGCACGTGCGTCATTCGCGACTTGCCGCCGAACTTGCCCGCCGGCTGGCCCGTGGAGGTGCGCTATTCATATCAGGAAAACGGCCGCTTGCAAGTCTCGGCGAAGCTGGTCGGACATGGAGCGCACGTAACGGCGGAGTTCATTCGCGACAACAGCCTTTCCGACGACGATCTGCTGCTCTGGGGCCAGGTGCTGGCCGACGAAGCGGCCCGCGATAAGGATCTGTAG
- a CDS encoding AbrB/MazE/SpoVT family DNA-binding domain-containing protein, with translation MSAIQITALEPGNRIQLPADWVQALGFSSAVSLERTPEGIIVRPARASWDDIFATKLSVRPGDPAAEPDVTELSGDDLLF, from the coding sequence ATGAGCGCAATTCAAATCACCGCCTTGGAGCCGGGGAACCGCATTCAACTTCCAGCGGATTGGGTGCAGGCCCTCGGCTTTTCGAGCGCGGTCAGCCTGGAACGAACGCCTGAAGGAATCATCGTTCGCCCTGCGCGTGCGAGCTGGGATGATATTTTCGCCACGAAACTTTCGGTCCGACCGGGTGATCCGGCCGCCGAACCCGACGTTACGGAGTTGAGCGGAGATGATCTCCTCTTCTAG